From Pseudomonas sp. CCI4.2, one genomic window encodes:
- a CDS encoding fumarate hydratase has protein sequence MTVIKQDDLIQSVADALQFISYYHPVDFIQAMHEAWLREESPAARDAMAQILINSRMCATGHRPICQDTGIVTVFVRVGMDVQWTGATMGLDDMINEGVRQAYNLPENVLRASILADPAGARKNTKDNTPAVIHYSIVPGNTVEVDVAAKGGGSENKSKMAMLNPSDSIVDWVLKTVPTMGAGWCPPGMLGIGIGGTAEKAAVMAKQVLMDSIDIHELKQRGPSSRIEELRLELFEKVNQLGIGAQGLGGLTTVLDVKIMDYPTHAASLPVCMIPNCAATRHTHFVLDGSGPASQEAPPLSAYPDIVWEAGPSARRVNLDTLTPQDVQSWKPGETLLLNGKMLTGRDAAHKRMVEMLDRGEPLPVDLKGRFIYYVGPVDPVRDEVVGPAGPTTATRMDKFTRQILEETGLLGMIGKSERGPAAIEAIKDNKAVYLMVVGGAAYLVAQAIKKSRVLAFPEMGMEAIYEFDVTDMPATVAVDTKGESVHNTGPAIWQKKISESLAVEI, from the coding sequence ATGACCGTGATCAAGCAAGACGATCTGATTCAGAGCGTCGCCGATGCCCTACAGTTCATTTCCTACTACCATCCGGTAGATTTCATTCAGGCCATGCATGAAGCATGGCTGCGCGAGGAGTCACCTGCCGCGCGCGATGCCATGGCTCAGATTTTGATCAACTCGCGCATGTGCGCGACAGGTCATCGTCCAATCTGCCAGGACACAGGGATCGTCACCGTCTTTGTTCGCGTGGGCATGGACGTGCAATGGACCGGCGCCACCATGGGCTTGGACGACATGATCAACGAAGGCGTGCGTCAGGCTTACAATCTTCCGGAAAACGTCCTGCGTGCGTCGATCCTGGCCGACCCGGCTGGCGCTCGAAAAAACACCAAGGACAACACCCCGGCGGTGATCCACTACTCCATCGTTCCCGGCAACACCGTGGAAGTGGACGTGGCGGCCAAAGGTGGCGGTTCGGAAAATAAATCGAAGATGGCGATGCTCAATCCGTCCGACTCGATTGTCGACTGGGTACTCAAGACCGTTCCGACCATGGGCGCTGGCTGGTGTCCACCGGGCATGCTCGGCATCGGCATTGGCGGCACCGCGGAGAAAGCGGCGGTTATGGCCAAGCAGGTGCTGATGGACTCTATCGACATCCACGAGCTGAAACAGCGCGGCCCATCGAGCCGCATCGAAGAGCTGCGACTGGAGCTGTTCGAAAAGGTCAACCAACTCGGCATCGGCGCTCAGGGCCTTGGCGGCCTGACCACCGTACTCGACGTGAAGATCATGGACTACCCAACCCACGCCGCTTCGTTGCCGGTGTGCATGATCCCGAACTGTGCTGCCACTCGGCACACCCACTTCGTGCTTGACGGCAGTGGCCCCGCCTCGCAAGAAGCGCCACCGCTGAGCGCGTACCCAGACATCGTCTGGGAAGCAGGCCCTTCGGCTCGCCGGGTCAACCTCGACACCCTGACGCCGCAAGACGTACAAAGCTGGAAGCCGGGCGAAACCTTGCTGCTTAACGGCAAGATGCTCACCGGGCGCGATGCGGCACACAAACGCATGGTGGAAATGCTTGACCGTGGTGAACCCCTGCCAGTTGACCTCAAGGGTCGCTTCATCTACTACGTCGGCCCGGTTGATCCGGTGCGCGATGAAGTCGTAGGACCCGCCGGTCCAACCACTGCCACGCGGATGGACAAGTTCACCCGGCAAATCCTCGAAGAGACTGGCTTGCTGGGCATGATCGGCAAATCCGAACGCGGTCCAGCCGCTATCGAAGCGATCAAAGACAACAAAGCGGTGTACTTGATGGTTGTCGGCGGCGCGGCATACCTGGTCGCTCAGGCGATCAAGAAGTCTCGCGTACTGGCCTTCCCTGAGATGGGCATGGAAGCGATCTACGAGTTCGACGTGACAGACATGCCAGCCACCGTTGCGGTGGACACCAAAGGCGAGTCCGTTCACAACACCGGTCCTGCGATTTGGCAGAAGAAGATCAGTGAGAGCTTGGCGGTGGAGATCTAG
- a CDS encoding GGDEF domain-containing protein, with translation MTEKATQNLLIKRFALAAGTYVLVLILVWAAILSNYYQAPPHEASVSTGLVILSQAVLWLVFLRGYNLRFRDPGLTELQVMMALGWQTFLLAHLHSARGTFLVMYLLIMLFGLFHLQPRAFLRCVAFVFLSFAGLNLWEAFHQQLPDPGLAELQTLTLFVVLFWLCLYARYVQSSQQRLRQRRFALQAHQDTLRGMMRQLEDLVATDELTGLFNRRHFLRMASRELDSMNSSYSHGLALIDLDHFKRINDAHGHAAGDQVLQAFAAVATACLREGDVLARYGGEEFVLLIPQCTSEHLTHCCERLREAFSRVELVGMVIPGLSLSVGMTLLDMGDHLDEALQRADQALYRAKRSGRNRCAAAWENQDA, from the coding sequence GTGACCGAAAAAGCCACACAGAATTTGTTAATCAAGCGATTTGCCTTGGCGGCTGGCACGTATGTGCTGGTGCTGATACTCGTTTGGGCCGCTATTCTTAGCAATTATTACCAAGCGCCACCGCACGAAGCCTCAGTGAGCACGGGTCTGGTGATTCTCAGCCAAGCGGTGTTGTGGTTGGTGTTCCTGCGCGGTTACAACTTGCGTTTTCGCGACCCCGGCCTGACCGAACTGCAAGTCATGATGGCGTTGGGCTGGCAAACCTTTTTACTGGCCCACTTGCACAGCGCGCGAGGAACCTTCCTTGTCATGTACCTGCTAATCATGCTGTTTGGCTTGTTTCATCTACAGCCAAGGGCATTTCTGCGTTGCGTGGCGTTCGTGTTTTTGAGCTTTGCCGGGCTCAACCTATGGGAAGCGTTCCACCAGCAATTGCCCGATCCCGGACTGGCAGAATTACAGACACTGACGCTGTTTGTTGTGCTGTTTTGGCTATGCTTGTATGCCCGTTACGTTCAAAGCTCCCAGCAGCGCTTGCGGCAGCGTCGTTTCGCACTCCAAGCGCATCAAGACACGCTGCGTGGAATGATGCGCCAGCTTGAAGACTTGGTTGCGACGGATGAATTGACTGGCTTGTTCAATCGTCGTCACTTTTTGCGCATGGCCTCGCGTGAACTCGACTCCATGAACTCGTCATATTCCCATGGCCTGGCGTTGATCGATCTGGATCACTTCAAGCGTATTAACGACGCCCACGGACATGCCGCCGGCGATCAGGTGTTGCAGGCATTCGCCGCTGTCGCCACCGCGTGTCTGCGTGAGGGCGATGTACTGGCTCGCTATGGCGGAGAGGAGTTCGTGCTGTTGATCCCGCAATGCACCTCTGAGCATCTGACCCATTGTTGCGAACGGCTACGTGAAGCGTTCTCTCGCGTTGAGTTGGTCGGGATGGTGATCCCGGGTTTGAGCCTTTCGGTGGGTATGACGTTACTGGACATGGGCGATCATCTCGACGAAGCCTTACAGCGTGCCGATCAGGCGTTGTACCGCGCAAAACGCAGTGGACGTAATCGCTGTGCCGCTGCCTGGGAAAATCAGGATGCCTGA
- a CDS encoding iron-sulfur-binding ferredoxin reductase, which produces MPELSVGDRTWSVASASNLLDALNSSGITVPYSCRAGSCHACLVRCLSGEPADAMPEALEAGKRQQGWRLACQCSVVENLTVEVFDPLRDGLPAKVDQCEWLSPTVLRLRLIPERPLRYRAGQHLVLWATNGVARPYSLASLPEEDRFLEFHLDCRQPGAFSDAARQLQAGDSMRLGELRGGALQYDPDWQPRPLWLLAAGTGLGPLWGVLREALRQEHQGAIRVMHVAHDASEHYMAGPLAELAAVHSQVQVELITAAEFPAALAALRVVSRQTMALLCGGPAGVEQFAKRLYMAGLPRNQLLADVFLSRA; this is translated from the coding sequence ATGCCTGAATTGAGTGTTGGCGACCGGACATGGTCGGTCGCGTCCGCCAGTAACCTGCTGGATGCACTGAACAGCTCGGGTATCACTGTCCCCTACAGTTGCCGCGCGGGCAGTTGCCACGCGTGTTTGGTGCGATGTCTAAGCGGTGAGCCGGCTGACGCGATGCCTGAAGCACTTGAAGCGGGTAAAAGGCAGCAGGGTTGGCGGTTGGCGTGCCAGTGCTCGGTCGTCGAAAATCTGACCGTGGAAGTCTTTGACCCATTGCGCGATGGTCTTCCTGCCAAGGTCGACCAATGTGAATGGCTTAGCCCGACGGTTTTGCGTTTACGTTTGATTCCCGAGCGTCCCTTGCGTTATCGCGCCGGACAGCACTTGGTGTTGTGGGCCACCAATGGCGTAGCTCGTCCTTATTCGTTGGCGAGCCTCCCGGAAGAAGACCGATTTCTGGAGTTTCACCTCGACTGCCGTCAACCGGGGGCGTTTAGTGACGCTGCGCGTCAGTTGCAAGCCGGCGATTCGATGCGCTTGGGTGAGCTGCGCGGTGGGGCTCTGCAATATGATCCTGATTGGCAGCCTCGTCCGTTATGGTTGCTGGCGGCAGGCACCGGACTGGGGCCGCTGTGGGGCGTGCTGCGCGAGGCGCTGCGTCAGGAGCATCAAGGTGCCATTCGCGTTATGCATGTTGCTCACGACGCCAGCGAGCATTATATGGCCGGTCCGTTAGCGGAACTGGCGGCGGTACATTCACAGGTGCAGGTCGAGTTAATCACCGCCGCTGAGTTCCCCGCTGCACTGGCCGCGTTGCGAGTCGTGTCGCGCCAGACCATGGCATTGTTGTGTGGCGGGCCTGCCGGCGTCGAACAATTTGCCAAACGTCTCTACATGGCCGGGTTGCCACGCAATCAGCTATTGGCTGATGTGTTTCTCAGTCGTGCTTGA
- the pyk gene encoding pyruvate kinase, giving the protein MTVRRTKIVATLGPASNSPEVLEQLILSGLDVARLNFSHGTPEEHKARALLVRSIAAKHGRFVALLGDLQGPKIRIAKFANKKIELKVGDLFTFSTTHPLNEGTQDIVGIDYPDLVKDCGVGDELLLDDGRVVMRVDSATVDALHCTVLIGGPLSDHKGINRRGGGLTAPALTEKDKVDIKLAAEMELDYLAVSFPRDAADMEYARKLRDESGGTAWLVAKIERAEAVANDETLDALIKASDAVMVARGDLGVEIGDAELVGVQKRIILHARRHNKAVIVATQMMESMINNPMPTRAEVSDVANAVLDYTDAVMLSAESAAGSYPIEAVQAMARICVGAEKHPTGKSSSHRIGTTFTRCDESIALAAMYTANHFPGVKAIIALTESGYTPLIMSRIRSSVPIYAFSPHRETQARAAMFRGVYTVPFDPAALEPGKVSQSAVDELLKRGLVQKGDWVILTKGDSYHTIGGTNGMKILHVGDPMV; this is encoded by the coding sequence ATGACCGTTCGTCGCACCAAAATCGTCGCCACCCTTGGCCCGGCCAGTAACTCGCCGGAAGTCCTCGAACAATTGATCCTGTCAGGCCTGGACGTTGCCCGCCTGAACTTCTCCCACGGCACGCCGGAAGAGCACAAAGCTCGCGCCCTTCTGGTTCGGTCGATTGCCGCCAAGCACGGGCGCTTTGTCGCACTGCTGGGCGACTTGCAAGGTCCTAAAATACGGATCGCCAAATTCGCCAACAAGAAGATCGAGCTGAAAGTCGGTGACTTGTTCACCTTCTCCACCACGCATCCTCTGAATGAAGGCACCCAAGACATCGTCGGTATCGACTACCCAGATCTGGTCAAAGACTGTGGCGTGGGCGATGAGCTGCTGCTCGACGATGGCCGTGTGGTCATGCGTGTCGACAGCGCCACCGTCGACGCCTTGCACTGCACCGTGCTGATCGGCGGCCCACTGTCCGACCATAAAGGCATCAACCGTCGCGGCGGCGGTCTTACCGCGCCAGCCTTGACTGAAAAAGACAAGGTCGACATCAAGCTCGCAGCGGAAATGGAACTGGACTATCTGGCCGTTTCATTCCCACGCGATGCCGCCGACATGGAATACGCACGCAAACTGCGTGACGAATCAGGGGGCACTGCCTGGCTGGTCGCGAAGATTGAACGAGCCGAAGCCGTGGCGAACGACGAGACCCTCGACGCGCTCATTAAAGCCAGTGACGCGGTGATGGTTGCCCGTGGTGACTTGGGTGTTGAAATCGGCGATGCCGAGCTGGTAGGCGTTCAGAAACGCATCATCTTGCACGCACGCCGCCACAACAAAGCGGTGATCGTCGCAACCCAGATGATGGAGTCGATGATCAATAACCCGATGCCGACTCGTGCCGAAGTGTCCGACGTGGCAAACGCCGTATTGGATTACACCGATGCAGTCATGCTGTCGGCAGAAAGTGCGGCGGGCTCATACCCGATCGAAGCGGTCCAGGCCATGGCGCGGATTTGTGTCGGCGCTGAAAAGCACCCGACCGGGAAGTCCTCCAGCCACCGCATTGGCACAACCTTTACGCGTTGCGACGAGAGCATTGCACTGGCCGCCATGTACACGGCGAACCACTTTCCCGGCGTGAAAGCGATCATCGCCCTCACCGAAAGCGGTTACACACCGTTGATCATGTCTCGGATCCGCTCTTCGGTGCCGATCTACGCATTCTCCCCGCACCGTGAAACCCAGGCGCGGGCCGCCATGTTCCGTGGCGTCTATACCGTACCGTTTGACCCAGCAGCGCTGGAACCCGGCAAAGTCAGCCAATCGGCAGTGGACGAGTTGCTTAAACGCGGCCTGGTGCAAAAAGGCGACTGGGTCATCCTGACCAAAGGTGACAGCTATCACACCATCGGCGGTACCAACGGCATGAAAATCCTGCACGTCGGCGATCCAATGGTCTAA
- a CDS encoding tetratricopeptide repeat protein, with translation MRILIVFALMASVVGCTRWSMDEHLNSAYRSYASGNCDSVMIELSQVERESRARRYIQPEVSMLRGQCLERQKLYVDAAQTYQFIITEYPSSEYAFRARARLDTLQQLGHFHPGESAQTTPSPL, from the coding sequence ATGCGAATTTTGATCGTTTTTGCCCTGATGGCGAGTGTCGTCGGCTGTACCCGTTGGTCCATGGACGAGCACCTCAATAGCGCTTACCGCTCGTATGCTAGCGGGAATTGCGATAGCGTGATGATCGAGTTGTCTCAGGTTGAGCGCGAAAGCCGCGCGCGTCGTTACATTCAGCCTGAAGTTTCGATGTTACGCGGCCAATGCTTGGAGCGTCAGAAGCTGTACGTCGATGCTGCGCAGACTTACCAGTTCATCATTACCGAATACCCGAGCAGTGAGTATGCATTCCGGGCGCGAGCGCGACTGGACACTCTGCAGCAGCTTGGGCATTTCCATCCTGGCGAATCTGCTCAAACGACCCCGTCCCCGCTTTAA
- a CDS encoding PilZ domain-containing protein, with the protein MLIERRIERHQLPCYLQIFNRYTDKPMGYLGNVSEHGLMLISNLPILVGADFELQLKIPGSAGVPRHIDLNAGCLWCQEDETPGNYDSGFALRTMPIDYMHLVLALQQYFSFHSESASA; encoded by the coding sequence ATGTTAATCGAACGACGAATCGAGCGTCACCAGTTGCCGTGCTATTTGCAGATATTCAATCGGTATACGGATAAACCGATGGGTTATTTAGGCAACGTTTCCGAACACGGCTTGATGTTGATCAGCAATCTGCCAATTCTGGTGGGCGCTGATTTCGAATTGCAATTGAAAATTCCCGGCAGCGCAGGCGTGCCACGGCATATTGATCTCAATGCAGGCTGTCTCTGGTGCCAAGAAGACGAAACCCCCGGTAACTACGATTCGGGGTTTGCGTTGCGGACCATGCCCATCGACTACATGCACCTGGTGCTGGCATTGCAGCAGTATTTTAGCTTCCATTCTGAAAGCGCTTCCGCCTGA
- a CDS encoding DUF58 domain-containing protein, translating into MKQILKPSRLQLIWLGGLTGVAVIVGTLTALGVNLPSSVSAVCWGLLLAMMILSLIDALKLLRVPSPRLQRRLPGSLALGRWSDVRISIEHDYSHPMTLGIFDHVPAGLTFENLPQSITLRPGEFGELSYRLRPVSRGHFDFGRCEINLPSALRLWTTRRYVPLTGASRVYPDFARLYGGQLLAVDNWLSQLGVRQRQRRGLGLEFHQLREFREGDSLRQIDWKATARQRTPIAREYQDDRDQQIIFMLDCGRRMRSQDGDLAHFDHALNACLLLSYIALRQGDAVGLLTFAGEQQRYLAPVKGTSQLNRLLNSVYDLKSTQRAADYSVAVRQLLVRQKRRALVILVTNLRDEDDEQLIGAVKQLGQHHRVLVASLREGLLDSVRQTPVQTWQDALAYCGTVEVLNARTDLHERLIAHGVPVVDARPLELGTQLVSRYLSWKKAGTL; encoded by the coding sequence GTGAAACAGATCCTCAAGCCATCTCGCCTGCAGCTTATATGGCTCGGCGGGCTGACCGGCGTGGCGGTGATCGTCGGCACCTTGACGGCGCTGGGCGTGAATCTTCCGAGCAGCGTTTCGGCAGTCTGCTGGGGATTGCTTCTGGCGATGATGATCCTCAGCCTGATTGATGCCTTGAAGCTTTTGCGGGTGCCGTCGCCACGCCTGCAACGTCGGTTGCCGGGCAGCCTGGCTTTGGGACGCTGGAGCGATGTGAGGATCAGCATCGAACACGACTACTCGCACCCGATGACACTGGGTATATTTGACCATGTGCCCGCAGGGCTGACCTTCGAAAACCTGCCTCAGTCCATCACGCTGCGCCCCGGAGAATTCGGCGAGTTGAGTTATCGACTGCGCCCCGTGAGTCGTGGGCATTTCGACTTTGGACGTTGCGAAATAAACCTGCCCAGTGCGCTGCGTTTATGGACCACCCGCCGCTATGTGCCGCTCACCGGGGCAAGCCGCGTATACCCCGATTTTGCGCGCCTATACGGCGGCCAGTTGCTGGCGGTGGACAACTGGCTGAGCCAACTGGGAGTTCGCCAGCGTCAGCGTCGCGGCTTGGGACTGGAGTTCCATCAACTGCGAGAGTTTCGCGAAGGCGACAGCTTGCGCCAGATCGACTGGAAAGCTACGGCGCGCCAACGCACACCCATTGCTCGCGAATATCAGGACGACCGCGATCAGCAGATTATTTTCATGCTCGACTGCGGCCGACGCATGCGCAGCCAGGACGGTGATCTAGCCCATTTCGACCATGCGCTGAATGCTTGCCTGCTGCTCAGCTACATCGCGCTGCGCCAGGGCGACGCAGTAGGCCTATTAACCTTTGCCGGCGAGCAGCAGCGCTATCTGGCCCCGGTCAAAGGCACCAGCCAATTGAACCGATTGCTCAACAGCGTCTACGACTTGAAAAGCACTCAGCGGGCAGCCGACTACAGTGTCGCCGTGCGCCAACTGCTCGTTCGGCAAAAACGCCGCGCACTGGTGATTCTTGTGACCAATCTGCGTGACGAAGACGATGAGCAATTGATTGGCGCGGTCAAGCAGCTCGGTCAGCATCACCGGGTATTGGTCGCCAGCCTGCGCGAAGGATTACTCGACAGCGTGCGCCAGACCCCTGTCCAAACGTGGCAAGATGCGCTGGCTTATTGCGGCACCGTTGAAGTCCTCAACGCTCGCACAGATCTGCACGAACGGTTGATCGCTCATGGCGTGCCAGTAGTGGATGCGCGCCCTTTGGAACTGGGGACACAATTGGTAAGCCGATACCTGAGCTGGAAAAAGGCTGGCACGCTTTAA
- a CDS encoding MoxR family ATPase, with protein sequence MSEHSTDPQSSAETPPAASNQAQQRQRATHLAQALRHELQQVVIGQVAVIDDVLTALIAGGHVLIEGVPGLGKTLLVRALARCFGGDFARIQFTPDLMPSDVTGHAVYDIQTEQFKLRKGPLFTNLLLADEINRAPAKTQAALLEAMQERQVTLEGRALPIAQPFMVLATQNPIEQEGTYPLPEAELDRFMLKLRMDYPEAAEELSMVRQVTRSTKADMLDVQPPRTLLQAKDVLILQRIASELPLDEQVLDYAVRLARTTRKWPGLTLGAGPRASIALVRGGRARAMLRGGEFVIPDDIKSCALAVLRHRVRLSPELDIEGLSVDQVLKQLLDQVPAPRL encoded by the coding sequence ATGAGCGAACACTCGACGGACCCGCAAAGCAGCGCCGAGACCCCGCCTGCCGCGAGCAATCAGGCTCAACAACGCCAACGTGCCACCCACTTGGCTCAGGCGCTTCGTCATGAATTACAGCAGGTCGTCATTGGCCAGGTTGCGGTGATCGACGACGTGTTAACGGCATTGATCGCAGGCGGTCATGTGTTGATCGAAGGCGTTCCGGGCCTGGGCAAAACTTTGCTAGTCCGCGCCCTCGCCCGCTGCTTCGGCGGCGACTTCGCGCGTATCCAGTTCACCCCCGATCTAATGCCCAGTGACGTGACCGGCCACGCCGTATACGACATCCAAACAGAACAGTTCAAACTGCGCAAAGGGCCCCTATTTACCAACTTGCTGTTGGCCGACGAGATCAACCGCGCGCCTGCAAAAACCCAGGCGGCGTTGCTCGAAGCCATGCAAGAACGTCAAGTCACACTCGAAGGTCGCGCCCTGCCGATTGCTCAGCCGTTCATGGTGCTGGCCACACAAAACCCCATCGAACAAGAAGGCACCTACCCTCTGCCCGAGGCGGAACTCGACCGTTTCATGCTTAAGCTGCGCATGGACTACCCCGAAGCAGCCGAAGAACTGAGCATGGTCCGACAAGTCACCCGCTCGACCAAAGCCGACATGCTTGACGTGCAGCCACCGCGTACCCTTTTGCAGGCCAAGGATGTTTTGATCCTCCAACGCATTGCCAGTGAGTTACCCCTGGACGAACAGGTGCTGGATTATGCCGTACGCCTGGCTCGCACCACCCGCAAGTGGCCGGGCCTGACCCTCGGCGCTGGGCCGCGTGCGTCCATCGCACTGGTTCGTGGCGGCCGCGCCCGAGCAATGTTGCGTGGCGGCGAATTCGTCATCCCGGACGACATCAAAAGCTGCGCATTGGCGGTGTTGCGTCATCGGGTCCGGCTCTCGCCGGAGCTGGATATAGAAGGGCTGTCCGTGGATCAGGTACTCAAGCAGTTGCTTGATCAGGTTCCGGCACCGCGTCTGTGA
- a CDS encoding DUF4350 domain-containing protein, translated as MSKRNAWVIGLLVLGLLALAGRYFYTHLERYSEVIDHGPSRIARTNPYLAAEQFLRQRSVPVEVTHVLSNLPDARLDTRTLLLLADRENMTPRQVDRLLNWTKSGGHLLFVAEQLWDEQKGRSGDLLLDRVQIHQVLSASLQPPERTNSTPLKPSSDLLLALLPPAESPQLTKLYLENESDPAYFSFDTRFHLEDPKDHAQTWANSEGSTHMMQLVYGDGLITVLTDSDLWKNNAIEHDDNAWLLWYLTQDSTVTMLLQTEHGDLFSLLLRKFPQALAALALLIGLLLWHTGVRQGPLQATASRARRQLIEHLRASADFILRRSGQSALLRGLQQDILRRARLRHPGFERLGVADQWQVLARLTQQPTSAIGQALRPPPNKKLSATEFTRQVAHLQTLRNAL; from the coding sequence ATGAGCAAGCGCAACGCATGGGTTATCGGACTGCTGGTGCTTGGTTTACTGGCGCTGGCCGGACGCTATTTTTATACGCACCTTGAGCGCTACAGCGAGGTCATTGATCACGGCCCATCGCGGATAGCACGCACCAACCCTTACCTGGCAGCTGAACAGTTTTTGCGGCAGCGCTCGGTGCCCGTCGAGGTGACCCATGTCCTTTCGAATTTGCCTGACGCCCGCCTTGACACGCGCACGCTGCTGTTACTCGCCGACCGCGAAAACATGACGCCTCGGCAAGTTGACCGGTTATTGAACTGGACCAAATCTGGCGGGCATCTGTTATTCGTCGCCGAACAATTGTGGGACGAGCAGAAAGGTCGCAGCGGCGATTTGCTGCTGGACCGCGTGCAAATTCATCAAGTCCTCAGTGCCAGTCTTCAACCGCCAGAGCGCACGAACAGCACACCCCTGAAACCCTCCAGCGACTTATTGCTTGCCTTGCTCCCGCCCGCTGAATCACCTCAGTTGACAAAGCTCTATTTGGAGAACGAGAGCGATCCGGCGTATTTCAGTTTTGACACTCGCTTTCATCTGGAAGACCCGAAGGATCACGCGCAGACCTGGGCCAACAGCGAAGGGTCGACGCACATGATGCAACTGGTATATGGCGACGGATTGATCACGGTATTGACCGACAGCGATCTCTGGAAAAATAACGCCATCGAACACGACGACAACGCGTGGCTGCTTTGGTACCTGACGCAGGACAGCACTGTCACGATGCTCCTGCAGACCGAACACGGCGATTTATTCAGTCTCCTGCTGCGTAAGTTCCCGCAAGCGCTGGCAGCCTTGGCGTTGCTGATCGGGTTGCTGCTGTGGCATACCGGAGTACGCCAAGGCCCGCTGCAGGCAACGGCGTCAAGGGCGCGTCGACAGTTGATCGAACACCTGCGCGCCAGCGCCGACTTTATACTCCGGCGCAGCGGTCAATCCGCTCTGCTGCGTGGGCTGCAACAAGACATCTTGCGCCGCGCCCGGCTACGCCATCCCGGGTTCGAACGTCTGGGTGTCGCCGATCAATGGCAGGTGCTTGCACGCCTGACGCAACAACCGACCAGTGCTATCGGTCAAGCCTTGCGCCCACCGCCCAATAAAAAGCTGTCCGCCACCGAATTCACCCGCCAGGTTGCCCACCTGCAAACACTCAGGAATGCCCTATGA